Proteins from a genomic interval of Paenibacillus lentus:
- a CDS encoding AAA family ATPase, with the protein MKIKDIQMALNSQFAEREEVVEGLVIAMIARQHALLIGPPGTGKSALVSDLTERITGANYFQWLLTRFSTPEELFGPVSLKELEQGVYKRNTAGKLPEAHTSFLDEIFKANSSILNALLTLINERMFYNDRAPAQVPLMSLIGSSNEYPEEGEGLEALFDRFLLRYEVDYIGEDQSFVSMLKDSTAIPADMSIDELFELQFFSDTVTIPDEVYDALSKIRRELMDEGIRPSDRRFKQILSVIRAKAVLAGRDYAELEDLMILKHSLWEKPEQRDKVAKIVRNHAQDAVKTRVEEIENEAADILKGLEQSNNSTDMAVESTKKLKILVSELKKLQKDSPNRPEVEQAIVLVRKSLNDIASQVLGV; encoded by the coding sequence ATGAAAATTAAGGATATCCAGATGGCATTAAATAGTCAATTCGCTGAGCGTGAAGAGGTGGTTGAGGGGCTGGTGATAGCGATGATCGCCAGGCAGCACGCCCTTTTGATCGGGCCGCCTGGAACAGGAAAGAGCGCCCTTGTAAGTGATCTGACCGAGCGAATTACAGGAGCAAATTATTTTCAATGGTTGCTGACACGATTTAGTACGCCAGAGGAACTGTTTGGTCCTGTCTCGTTGAAAGAACTGGAACAAGGCGTGTACAAGCGGAATACGGCTGGAAAGCTGCCAGAAGCTCACACTTCATTCTTGGATGAGATTTTCAAAGCAAACAGTTCAATACTGAATGCCCTGCTTACGCTCATCAATGAACGAATGTTTTATAATGATCGCGCACCTGCACAGGTTCCCTTAATGTCCTTGATCGGCAGTTCAAATGAATATCCCGAAGAAGGTGAAGGACTGGAAGCATTGTTTGACCGTTTCTTGCTTCGATATGAAGTTGACTATATCGGTGAAGATCAATCCTTTGTATCTATGTTGAAGGACTCTACAGCAATTCCAGCCGATATGAGTATTGATGAATTATTTGAACTTCAGTTTTTTAGCGATACGGTCACAATTCCTGATGAAGTTTACGATGCGCTGAGTAAGATCAGACGAGAGTTGATGGATGAAGGCATTCGTCCATCTGATCGACGATTTAAGCAAATTCTTTCGGTGATTCGTGCGAAGGCTGTACTGGCTGGTAGAGATTACGCTGAACTTGAGGACCTCATGATTCTCAAGCATAGCTTGTGGGAGAAACCAGAACAGCGTGATAAGGTAGCAAAGATCGTTCGTAATCATGCTCAGGATGCTGTGAAGACACGTGTAGAAGAGATTGAAAATGAAGCTGCTGATATTTTGAAGGGGCTTGAACAGTCCAATAACTCTACGGATATGGCTGTAGAAAGTACGAAAAAGCTCAAGATTTTAGTTAGCGAACTAAAAAAGCTCCAAAAGGATAGTCCAAATAGACCGGAAGTTGAGCAAGCTATTGTTCTTGTTCGAAAATCACTAAATGACATCGCATCCCAAGTGTTGGGAGTGTAG